The proteins below are encoded in one region of Lactuca sativa cultivar Salinas chromosome 3, Lsat_Salinas_v11, whole genome shotgun sequence:
- the LOC128133036 gene encoding uncharacterized protein LOC128133036 → MTETKVLNICLPRLSDLTLVSTPPDMELEEVVNVVTPQLKNLTIIRCEGEHLISAPGLTSLVIEGSQPWYVSTPSGFHSLEKVELFMYDPFKADIHRIVSLLQQLHSVKLLTLNLGILKRLFSQRKLYQEFLHPSIVLWCVCVYIHTHTWVVYF, encoded by the exons ATGACGGAAACCAAAGTTTTAAATATCTGTCTTCCTCGACTTTCTGATCTTACACTTGTATCTACACCCCCGGATATGGAATTAGAGGAGGTTGTGAATGTGGTTACACCTCAACTCAAGAATCTCACAATTATAAGGTGCGAAGGGGAGCATCTGATTTCTGCACCTGGGCTTACCTCCTTGGTCATAGAAGGTTCTCAGCCTTGGTATGTTTCTACACCATCAGGTTTCCATTCTTTGGAGAAGGTTGAACTCTTTATGTACGATCCATTCAAAGCAGATATTCATAGAATAGTTTCTCTGCTTCAGCAGCTCCATAGTGTTAAGCTTCTTACACTTAACTTGGGGATTCTCAAG CGTCTCTTTTCACAAAGGAAGCTATATCAAGAGTTCTTGCACCCCTCCATAGTTttatggtgtgtgtgtgtatatatacacacacacacatgggtAGTTTATTTTTGA